In a genomic window of Bacteroidales bacterium:
- a CDS encoding DUF1573 domain-containing protein gives MKKIIILFVFLVTGLRAQKGAEITFQKLVHDFGQIQEGTEAVAEFVFTNTGDAPLLISNVKSSCGCTVPFYPKEPILPGKTGLIKARYDTNRIGKFNKQITVLSNATNGEVSLRITGEVIQKPSLIIPSQNFDNNNVPIAP, from the coding sequence ATGAAAAAAATAATTATTTTGTTTGTTTTTCTCGTCACCGGACTTAGAGCTCAAAAGGGAGCAGAAATCACATTTCAGAAACTGGTTCATGATTTTGGTCAAATTCAAGAAGGTACAGAAGCAGTTGCCGAATTCGTATTTACCAATACAGGTGATGCTCCACTTCTGATATCCAATGTGAAGTCAAGTTGTGGTTGCACTGTTCCCTTCTATCCCAAAGAACCTATTCTTCCTGGAAAAACAGGTTTGATCAAAGCTCGTTACGACACCAATCGAATTGGTAAATTCAATAAGCAAATTACTGTTCTATCTAATGCTACTAATGGTGAAGTGTCGCTTAGAATTACAGGCGAAGTCATTCAAAAACCTTCTCTAATTATACCTTCCCAGAATTTTGACAATAATAATGTTCCAATAGCACCCTAA